The genomic window CATCGGCGTCTCGGCGGCGCTGGAACTGGCCGAGAAGGGCCATCCGGTCACGCTTGTCGAGAAGGGACAGATCGCCGCCGAACAGTCGAGCCGGAACTGGGGCTGGTGCCGGCAGGGCCGTCGCGATCCGCGCGAACTGCATCTGATCCGCGAAAGCCTGGCGATGTGGCGCGGCATGGCGGCGCGCATCGGCGCCGATGTCGGCTTTGCGACCTGCGGAACCTTCTTCGCCGCCCGCGACGAGGCGCTGACCGAAAAATACGAGGCCTGGGTCAAAACCGCGGCCGAGGCGGGTATTGCCGCAAGCATGATCGGCCCGGCCGAGATCGCCCGCCGTCTTCACGGCGACACAGCGCCTCCGCCCCGTGCACTGCTTTGCCCGAGCGACGGACGCGCCGAGCCGCAATGGGCCGTGCCGCGCATGGCAATGGCCGCGCGGCGCATGGGCGCGACGATCGTGACCGACTGCGCGGCGCGCGGCATCGAAACCGCCGCCGGGCGGGTGACCGGCGTGGTGACCGAACAGGGCACCATCCGCTGCAACGCGGTCATCGTGGCCGGCGGCGCATGGACGCGCCGGATCCTTGTCGACCTCGATATCCGGCTGCCGCAACTTGCCGTCCGCTCCTCCGTTTCACGCACGCAGGCAATGACGAGCAACGGCCTCGACGTGAATTTCTGGGACGGCGTCCTCGGCGTCCGCCGTCGCTCCGATGGCGGCCTGACCATCGCCAACGCGCTCTCCAACAGCGCGCCGATCACGCCCGCCCATTTCCGTTACATGCTCGACT from Martelella sp. NC20 includes these protein-coding regions:
- a CDS encoding NAD(P)/FAD-dependent oxidoreductase, producing MGPAILPLFEPPALPDAAETVVIGGGIIGVSAALELAEKGHPVTLVEKGQIAAEQSSRNWGWCRQGRRDPRELHLIRESLAMWRGMAARIGADVGFATCGTFFAARDEALTEKYEAWVKTAAEAGIAASMIGPAEIARRLHGDTAPPPRALLCPSDGRAEPQWAVPRMAMAARRMGATIVTDCAARGIETAAGRVTGVVTEQGTIRCNAVIVAGGAWTRRILVDLDIRLPQLAVRSSVSRTQAMTSNGLDVNFWDGVLGVRRRSDGGLTIANALSNSAPITPAHFRYMLDYIPLLEMEWRHIALRFGRDFFEALQCDRHVPYDRPSPYEACRTLDPAPDMRFIRAAHAELKRRFPAFGEAKVVQAWAGMIDAMPDTVPVISDVPAVDGLVVATGFSGHGFGIGPAAGKLAAQLATGEQAFVDPHPFRLSRFTDGSRPRPYTGV